The proteins below are encoded in one region of Desulfosalsimonas propionicica:
- a CDS encoding polysaccharide biosynthesis/export family protein, with protein sequence MGNFRDRMLIYVVFMVLLLAGGPGCASGQKMVYMDNQESRSGMLSEQELLRKVEDPAKTEFGDKVDTRFKETVGKAKRMSVQEYLELLEEKNSPGEYRTGPGDVLRITVYEDKALSLDSARISAEGVIQYPLLGTLEVAGKTVSEIQNMISGKLKEMDFLVNPHVSVKITDYNSQQVVLLGAVHRPGSYALKKEETLLGMLSNAGGIREQEAGQHLILIRQEDELEGKPKIAVQIPLSDLLGSTDQPANLRVQADDTVYIPSASKFFVIGQVQKPGGYILKNSTSVAEAISMAGGFTSIAAPNRVHITRMAQNQKKVIRVNVKKMINDGPDHLDVTVQPNDLIVVPESYF encoded by the coding sequence ATGGGAAATTTCAGGGACAGGATGCTGATCTATGTTGTTTTTATGGTCCTGCTTTTGGCAGGAGGGCCGGGATGCGCTTCAGGCCAGAAAATGGTCTATATGGACAACCAGGAGAGCCGTTCCGGGATGCTTTCTGAGCAGGAACTGCTCAGAAAGGTGGAAGATCCGGCGAAAACGGAATTCGGGGATAAAGTCGATACCCGGTTTAAAGAAACGGTTGGGAAAGCAAAACGCATGAGCGTCCAGGAGTATCTGGAGCTGCTTGAGGAAAAAAACAGCCCGGGAGAATACAGGACAGGCCCTGGCGATGTATTGCGGATAACTGTCTACGAGGACAAGGCTTTAAGTCTCGACAGTGCCCGGATCAGCGCCGAAGGCGTTATTCAGTATCCGCTTCTCGGCACCCTGGAGGTTGCCGGAAAAACCGTTTCCGAAATTCAAAATATGATCTCCGGAAAATTAAAGGAAATGGATTTTCTGGTCAACCCTCATGTCAGCGTTAAGATTACTGATTACAACAGCCAACAGGTCGTTCTTCTGGGTGCTGTGCATCGCCCGGGCAGCTACGCGCTGAAAAAAGAGGAAACGCTTCTGGGCATGTTGTCAAACGCCGGCGGAATCCGGGAGCAGGAGGCCGGCCAGCACCTTATTCTCATCCGCCAGGAAGATGAGCTGGAGGGAAAGCCGAAAATAGCGGTTCAGATACCGCTTTCAGACCTTCTTGGCAGCACGGATCAGCCGGCCAACCTTAGGGTGCAGGCCGATGACACCGTGTATATTCCCAGCGCATCGAAATTTTTCGTGATAGGGCAGGTCCAGAAGCCCGGCGGATACATCCTTAAAAATAGCACCAGTGTTGCTGAAGCCATCAGTATGGCTGGGGGTTTTACCTCCATTGCCGCGCCAAACCGGGTCCATATCACCCGAATGGCCCAAAACCAAAAAAAGGTCATCCGGGTCAACGTGAAAAAGATGATTAATGATGGACCAGATCATTTAGATGTGAC
- a CDS encoding outer membrane beta-barrel protein yields MFIRHYKSMAFLMLAIFCFISGTALGQGNIRVGSMRVLPEISYKLEKNDNIFLEDKNKQDDYIHTLSPSLTLDWRKDTNNSVRLGYQADIVRYDSYSPIDYETHQADLEFEYASPTGFYVKGSDKFVDTSDPYGSLNEYKRGVPQTKRWHNTAVGIFGYNFPNKLSAELHYRNYIQDYDRFIDHWQNYTVHEPGLKIFYRILPKTSALFEYRWETRSYDEQQRASDNSYGADRRSSQDFDYHRFFIGLNFDPSAKVNGEMKIGWGRRDFENDLSFRTDASGNPLSYDDSSTWIAETFLYYQMLARTKWSFSLMRGDMDSADMETTAYTRTRVGLGVEQGITRRLKFFGNLYYEHDDYEQDRKDKEYGAGLRLQLAVKQWCFVNASYLYVEEDSNIDDNSFSNNRLGVSAELRF; encoded by the coding sequence ATGTTCATTCGGCACTATAAATCAATGGCGTTTCTGATGCTGGCCATTTTCTGCTTTATTTCAGGCACGGCGCTGGGCCAGGGAAACATTCGGGTGGGCAGCATGCGGGTGCTTCCAGAAATCTCATATAAACTGGAAAAAAACGATAATATTTTTCTTGAAGACAAAAATAAGCAGGACGACTATATCCACACCCTGTCTCCGTCCCTGACCCTTGACTGGCGCAAGGACACTAACAACTCGGTCCGGCTGGGATATCAGGCAGATATTGTCCGCTATGACAGTTACAGTCCGATTGATTATGAAACCCACCAGGCCGATCTCGAGTTTGAATACGCATCCCCGACAGGTTTTTATGTTAAAGGATCGGATAAGTTTGTTGATACAAGCGATCCCTATGGTTCATTAAATGAGTACAAACGGGGAGTGCCCCAGACGAAGCGCTGGCATAACACGGCTGTTGGAATTTTTGGCTATAATTTTCCAAACAAGCTCAGCGCGGAACTGCACTACAGAAACTATATCCAGGATTACGACCGGTTCATTGACCACTGGCAGAACTATACCGTCCATGAGCCGGGCCTGAAAATATTTTACCGGATTTTGCCCAAGACCTCGGCTTTATTTGAATACAGGTGGGAGACCAGGAGCTATGACGAACAGCAAAGGGCCTCTGACAACTCCTATGGGGCAGACCGGCGCAGCAGCCAGGATTTTGATTATCACAGGTTTTTTATCGGCCTTAATTTTGATCCGAGCGCCAAGGTAAACGGTGAGATGAAAATCGGCTGGGGGCGCAGGGATTTTGAAAATGATTTAAGCTTTCGCACGGACGCTTCAGGAAACCCTCTTTCTTATGATGATTCCAGCACCTGGATTGCCGAAACATTTTTGTATTACCAGATGCTTGCCCGTACAAAATGGTCTTTTTCCCTGATGCGGGGGGATATGGATTCAGCAGATATGGAGACCACAGCATATACCCGCACAAGGGTAGGGCTCGGAGTTGAACAGGGAATTACCCGCCGCCTGAAATTTTTCGGCAATCTTTATTACGAACACGACGATTATGAGCAGGACCGCAAGGACAAGGAATACGGTGCAGGCCTGAGGCTGCAGCTGGCTGTGAAACAATGGTGCTTTGTAAATGCTTCTTATCTCTACGTGGAAGAAGACAGCAATATAGACGATAACAGCTTTTCAAACAACAGATTGGGTGTGTCCGCAGAGCTTCGGTTCTAG
- a CDS encoding O-antigen ligase family protein — translation MELAPHNTGQHYRDRGLFLSGAGDRTDLAGENGGEKFIFRALMGVLVFTQLAFGGVHAWAYCLMELLVFTLSGVAVLLWLARGVNWPGDTKAFDIRLLNPALLWLGLFLLITGLQILPMPFWLVELISPRAFDLKIAAAKATGADPPGWMQLSLIPFETRLALIRILSYFCMFALMAWLTRHRAQMLQAIGVLAGMGVFQVIYGAAQAYSHTHRIWWYAVSKHSSLINGTYINFNHLAGFLAMVCPLCVGMVFAYWPGRPGLPKIRPFKPDVIKKWLVTGINRNLRICFAGLAALLGFGLISTGSRGGIVAFAAGSLFMISMFMARPRFRGFGQVAFILLLVILACSCFIGIKPALEKFQKTGLHSSRLDYTLSAASMIRDYPVSGTGMGTFGEAYHSYPVAHHAGGMALIHLHNDWMELGVETGLIGLGAAAIGFVTLIFQYIRAWMGRGNHFSIGLGGGAIAGMLAIGLHSFGEFALRMPANALTLVTVAAVGWNALCQDKSF, via the coding sequence ATGGAACTGGCTCCACACAATACAGGTCAGCATTATCGGGACAGGGGATTGTTTTTGTCCGGGGCAGGGGACCGGACAGATCTGGCCGGGGAAAATGGAGGTGAAAAATTTATTTTCCGGGCCCTAATGGGGGTTTTGGTTTTTACCCAGCTGGCTTTTGGCGGGGTCCATGCCTGGGCCTATTGTCTGATGGAACTATTGGTTTTCACTCTTTCTGGTGTAGCGGTTTTGCTCTGGTTGGCCCGGGGCGTGAACTGGCCCGGGGATACAAAGGCATTTGACATCCGGTTACTGAATCCGGCCCTGTTGTGGCTTGGGCTTTTTTTATTGATCACCGGATTACAAATTCTTCCCATGCCATTCTGGTTGGTGGAATTGATTTCCCCAAGGGCATTTGATCTTAAAATTGCAGCAGCCAAGGCAACAGGGGCTGATCCGCCCGGCTGGATGCAGCTGAGCCTGATTCCGTTTGAAACACGCCTGGCTCTTATTCGTATTTTAAGCTATTTCTGCATGTTTGCTCTAATGGCCTGGCTGACCAGGCACAGGGCACAGATGCTGCAGGCTATCGGGGTCCTTGCAGGCATGGGCGTTTTTCAGGTGATTTACGGTGCGGCCCAGGCCTATAGCCACACACATCGGATCTGGTGGTATGCGGTGTCAAAACACTCCTCACTGATAAATGGGACATATATTAACTTCAATCATCTGGCCGGTTTCCTGGCAATGGTCTGCCCGTTGTGCGTGGGTATGGTTTTTGCTTATTGGCCCGGGCGCCCTGGATTGCCGAAGATACGGCCATTTAAGCCGGACGTGATCAAAAAATGGCTGGTGACAGGGATAAACAGAAATCTCCGGATATGTTTTGCGGGCCTTGCAGCATTGCTTGGATTTGGTCTGATTTCGACAGGTTCCAGGGGAGGAATTGTGGCTTTTGCAGCAGGGTCTCTGTTTATGATTTCTATGTTTATGGCCCGGCCGCGTTTTCGCGGGTTTGGACAAGTTGCCTTTATTTTGCTGCTGGTCATTCTGGCTTGCAGCTGCTTTATTGGCATTAAACCCGCCCTGGAGAAATTTCAGAAGACGGGCCTGCACAGCAGCCGGCTGGATTATACCCTTTCGGCTGCTTCTATGATCCGGGATTATCCCGTTTCTGGCACGGGCATGGGCACTTTTGGGGAGGCTTACCATTCCTATCCCGTGGCCCACCATGCCGGCGGCATGGCGTTGATACATCTTCACAACGACTGGATGGAACTTGGCGTGGAAACCGGCCTGATTGGGCTAGGGGCGGCAGCAATCGGGTTTGTCACGTTGATTTTTCAATATATCCGGGCCTGGATGGGCCGGGGAAACCATTTTTCCATAGGCCTGGGCGGAGGCGCCATTGCCGGCATGCTGGCCATAGGCCTTCATTCATTCGGGGAGTTTGCCCTGCGCATGCCGGCAAATGCCTTAACCCTTGTCACCGTTGCCGCAGTGGGGTGGAACGCTCTTTGTCAGGATAAATCCTTTTGA
- a CDS encoding patatin-like phospholipase family protein, with translation MKTEKINNGKTAFVFAGGGSLGAIQVGMLKAIIRTGIIPDFLVGALVGALNAVFFAFDPTPDGVSRLEKIWLGIKRKDVFPLPPIRKFFGLVQSQKHICSPKPLTQLIRTSLPGEYLEDCALPCMVIATSLFHGHEVTLTKGSVLDALLASTAIPGILPQVKFEELYLIDGSVTNNTPISTAIMNGASRIFVFPTGICCARKAPPKGLVEMILQAMSIAISHRLAMDIEKFRQEVEIRSLPTLCPLDASMFNFSRTAELISRAEQKVSEWLDSGGLNSDSDLKALQPHYH, from the coding sequence ATGAAAACGGAAAAAATAAATAATGGAAAAACAGCATTTGTTTTTGCCGGTGGCGGCAGCCTGGGTGCCATCCAGGTTGGCATGCTCAAGGCCATTATCCGCACCGGCATAATCCCTGATTTTCTTGTGGGCGCTTTGGTGGGGGCGTTAAATGCTGTTTTTTTCGCCTTTGACCCCACACCGGATGGCGTTTCCCGGCTTGAAAAAATCTGGCTCGGAATAAAGCGAAAAGATGTTTTCCCCCTGCCGCCAATCCGGAAATTTTTCGGACTGGTCCAATCCCAAAAGCACATCTGCAGCCCCAAGCCCTTGACTCAACTGATCCGGACAAGCCTTCCTGGTGAGTACCTGGAGGATTGCGCACTGCCCTGCATGGTGATTGCCACTAGCCTGTTCCACGGCCACGAGGTAACGCTCACAAAGGGCAGCGTGCTTGATGCCCTTTTGGCTTCGACTGCCATTCCGGGCATTTTACCACAGGTAAAGTTTGAAGAGCTTTATCTGATAGACGGCAGCGTAACCAACAATACGCCGATTTCCACTGCTATCATGAACGGGGCAAGCCGCATCTTTGTTTTCCCCACCGGTATCTGTTGTGCCCGCAAGGCTCCGCCCAAGGGCCTTGTGGAAATGATTCTACAGGCCATGAGCATTGCCATTTCCCATCGTTTGGCCATGGATATTGAAAAATTCAGGCAGGAAGTGGAGATCCGTTCGTTGCCGACGCTTTGCCCCCTCGACGCCTCCATGTTCAACTTTTCAAGGACAGCGGAGCTGATTTCCCGGGCCGAACAGAAAGTGTCGGAGTGGCTTGATTCAGGCGGCTTAAACAGCGATTCTGATCTGAAGGCCCTGCAACCGCATTATCATTGA
- a CDS encoding MraY family glycosyltransferase, whose translation MAIFTAFLAVLAISRLLPVIHESEVMALDKSLVFFLAGGVVCFGIGLFDDLKGSRAMVKLLFQVAGGLLAFLGGIEISQFEMGGFIIEFGLLTAPVTIFWFVLFMNAVNLVDGLDGLAGGIVSSAGITMVILSYLNNDMFTAVLFTALAGSVLGFLRYNFNPATIFMGDSGSYFLGYAIAGISIIGSVKSHVAPALLIPLLAMGVPIFDTILSPVRRFVRGRRIFQPDSSHIHHRLKNMGFSTVRAVSTLYGITVFLCAAALITVNLRDIRAGLIIIAIAAGAIFMVRRLGYFEYLSSERFRTWLRCLGDESGISLERRRFFDHQIEISRAGDINEMWHRLTDAAEFLGIDFLELRFTTPAQNQPWPPVRRYENPGTGKSFEDNSLVIHLRLPLANNGDRYGYLKILQNAGKREMPLFLLRRLEQLRWTVTNKLADLDAHQKVLLNSGDTILNSCELSIVSPELLSPELYELQNCEELWNENGKNK comes from the coding sequence ATCGGGCTTTTTGATGATCTGAAAGGCTCCAGGGCAATGGTGAAACTGCTTTTTCAGGTTGCCGGCGGGCTGCTGGCGTTTTTAGGGGGCATTGAAATTTCCCAGTTTGAGATGGGCGGATTTATCATTGAATTTGGTCTCCTCACAGCGCCGGTTACCATTTTCTGGTTTGTTTTGTTTATGAATGCAGTCAACCTTGTTGACGGGCTCGACGGGCTGGCAGGGGGCATTGTTTCGTCTGCAGGCATTACCATGGTGATTTTGTCTTATTTAAACAACGATATGTTTACTGCTGTTTTGTTTACAGCGCTTGCAGGCAGTGTTCTGGGATTTTTGCGCTATAATTTCAACCCGGCCACCATATTTATGGGCGACTCGGGGAGCTATTTTCTGGGTTATGCCATTGCGGGCATCAGCATCATCGGATCAGTGAAAAGCCATGTAGCCCCGGCTTTGCTGATTCCTCTGTTGGCCATGGGAGTTCCTATTTTTGATACCATCTTGTCACCGGTTCGCAGGTTCGTGCGGGGAAGGAGAATTTTTCAGCCCGACAGCAGCCATATTCATCACCGGTTGAAAAATATGGGCTTTTCCACGGTTCGGGCAGTTTCAACCTTATATGGCATCACTGTGTTTTTGTGTGCTGCGGCTCTGATAACAGTAAATTTGCGCGATATAAGGGCAGGGCTTATAATTATAGCGATAGCTGCAGGTGCCATTTTCATGGTCAGAAGACTGGGCTATTTTGAATACCTCAGCAGTGAGAGATTCAGGACCTGGCTTCGTTGTCTGGGTGATGAATCCGGAATCAGCCTTGAGCGAAGGCGGTTTTTTGATCATCAGATTGAGATTTCCCGCGCCGGTGATATTAACGAAATGTGGCACAGGCTTACAGATGCGGCCGAATTTCTGGGCATTGATTTTCTGGAGCTAAGGTTTACCACACCAGCACAAAATCAGCCCTGGCCGCCGGTGCGCCGGTATGAAAACCCCGGGACCGGCAAGAGTTTTGAAGACAACAGCTTGGTCATACATCTGCGGCTGCCCCTGGCTAATAACGGAGACAGATACGGCTATTTAAAGATTCTGCAAAATGCCGGAAAACGTGAAATGCCGCTATTTCTGCTCCGCCGCCTGGAGCAGCTCAGATGGACGGTAACAAACAAACTGGCGGACTTAGATGCCCACCAGAAAGTTCTCCTCAATTCGGGGGACACAATACTTAATTCATGCGAATTAAGTATTGTGTCCCCCGAATTATTGTCCCCCGAATTATACGAATTGCAGAATTGTGAGGAGTTATGGAATGAAAACGGAAAAAATAAATAA